A window of the Corallococcus soli genome harbors these coding sequences:
- a CDS encoding NADP-dependent oxidoreductase has product MKAVVLKDYGDVDKLAVQDMPEPKVGPGEVKVRVIAASINPVDWKIRRGDMKSMMPLQLPAILGRDVSGEVIEVGTGVEAFEPGDRVMGLVNAGYAETVVAPTEAWAKVPESMDLRDAAALPLVTLTGVQLIEEHVRPSQGDTVLITGAVGAVGRAALFAARARGAIIWAGVRGKQVAEARTLGVDGVVALDDPKDVAKLPTLDAIADTVGGEAVAAVLGKVKHGGVVGSVVGEPKGAKEKGLTVRTFLAHPDARRLEQLGVSVARGELIIPISRTFPMSNAKEAQKLAEEGGVGKVLLVN; this is encoded by the coding sequence ATGAAAGCCGTCGTGCTGAAGGACTATGGGGATGTGGACAAGCTCGCCGTGCAGGACATGCCCGAGCCGAAGGTGGGGCCGGGCGAGGTGAAGGTCCGCGTCATCGCCGCGAGCATCAACCCGGTGGACTGGAAGATCCGGCGCGGCGACATGAAGTCGATGATGCCGTTGCAGCTCCCCGCCATCCTGGGACGCGACGTGTCCGGCGAGGTCATCGAGGTGGGCACGGGCGTGGAGGCCTTCGAGCCCGGTGACCGGGTGATGGGCCTGGTGAACGCGGGCTACGCGGAGACGGTCGTCGCGCCCACGGAGGCCTGGGCGAAGGTGCCCGAATCCATGGACCTGCGCGATGCCGCCGCCCTGCCGCTGGTGACGCTCACGGGCGTGCAGTTGATTGAAGAGCACGTGCGGCCCAGCCAGGGCGACACGGTGCTCATCACCGGCGCGGTGGGCGCGGTGGGGCGCGCGGCCCTCTTCGCGGCGCGGGCGCGGGGCGCGATTATCTGGGCCGGGGTGAGGGGCAAGCAGGTGGCGGAGGCCCGGACGCTGGGCGTGGACGGCGTGGTCGCGCTCGATGATCCGAAGGACGTCGCGAAGCTGCCCACGCTGGACGCGATCGCGGACACGGTGGGCGGCGAGGCCGTGGCCGCGGTGCTGGGCAAGGTGAAGCACGGCGGGGTCGTGGGCAGCGTGGTGGGCGAGCCGAAGGGCGCGAAGGAGAAGGGCCTCACGGTGCGCACCTTCCTGGCGCATCCGGACGCACGGCGGCTCGAACAACTGGGGGTGAGCGTGGCGAGGGGGGAGCTGATCATCCCCATCAGCCGGACGTTCCCCATGAGCAACGCGAAGGAGGCCCAGAAGCTCGCGGAGGAGGGCGGCGTGGGCAAGGTGCTGCTCGTCAACTGA
- a CDS encoding FAD-dependent oxidoreductase, translating to MAKRYDVVVVGSGFGGSITALRLAQAGRSVAVLERGRRYAPGQFPRDVTRADELLWRHPSRPQAQGLFDVRFLSGIGTVTASGVGGGSLIYANVHVRPDPIVFDHPRWPRGFTREALDPYYDKVAHELDVKPFPPSIPLRKRDLFLRAAQRMGRPTFDPTEAVSWTEPSAPGRKACQLCAECEFGCQHGAKNTLDLTYLARAEKLGATVWPGLSVSHVQRVAGGYRVHYQDLATGEKATVEGSRVVLSAGALGTVEILLRSRDRARTLPLLSDRLGHGYSGNGDFLGSLHGSREEILPWQGPDVTTVMKFFDAAPRFTLVTATFNQPATAVLAGMGQPTLGPLGGVASPLWSKLGPLVHQAFAKGLFNKPLGNAVDPARTSNLFGIGQDNANGRMGLKGNHLDVEWDYAGENAELVARMMGAMRELASQYGGTFAPLVTWELFRRPFTVHSLGGAHLAESPDRGVVSKEGEVFNYPGLFVADGSVIPTSIGFHPVMTISAVSERIAEAVAHGF from the coding sequence ATGGCGAAGCGATACGACGTGGTGGTGGTGGGCTCCGGCTTCGGGGGTTCCATCACCGCGCTCAGGCTCGCGCAGGCGGGCAGGTCCGTGGCGGTCCTGGAGCGCGGGCGGCGCTATGCCCCCGGGCAGTTCCCCCGCGACGTCACCCGCGCGGACGAGCTGCTCTGGCGCCATCCGTCCCGGCCCCAGGCGCAGGGCCTCTTCGACGTGCGCTTCCTGTCCGGCATCGGCACGGTGACGGCGAGCGGCGTGGGCGGCGGCTCGCTCATCTACGCCAACGTGCACGTCCGGCCGGACCCCATCGTCTTCGACCACCCCCGCTGGCCCCGGGGCTTCACCCGCGAGGCCCTGGATCCGTACTACGACAAGGTCGCGCACGAGCTGGACGTGAAGCCGTTCCCCCCGTCCATCCCCCTGCGCAAGCGCGACCTGTTCCTGCGCGCCGCCCAGCGCATGGGCCGCCCGACGTTCGACCCGACGGAGGCCGTGTCCTGGACGGAGCCCTCCGCCCCGGGCCGCAAGGCCTGCCAGCTCTGCGCGGAGTGCGAGTTCGGCTGCCAGCACGGCGCGAAGAACACGTTGGACCTCACGTACCTGGCGCGCGCGGAGAAGCTGGGCGCCACGGTGTGGCCGGGCCTGTCCGTGTCCCACGTGCAGCGCGTGGCGGGGGGCTACCGGGTGCACTACCAGGACCTGGCCACGGGGGAGAAGGCGACCGTGGAGGGGAGCCGCGTGGTGCTGTCCGCGGGCGCGCTGGGCACGGTGGAGATATTGCTGCGCAGCCGCGACCGGGCCCGCACGCTGCCGCTCTTGAGCGACCGGCTGGGGCACGGGTACTCCGGCAACGGCGACTTCCTGGGCTCGTTGCACGGCAGCCGCGAGGAGATCCTCCCGTGGCAGGGCCCGGACGTGACCACGGTGATGAAGTTCTTCGACGCGGCCCCGCGCTTCACCCTGGTGACGGCCACCTTCAACCAGCCGGCGACGGCGGTGCTCGCCGGCATGGGACAGCCGACGCTGGGGCCGCTGGGGGGCGTGGCTTCGCCGCTGTGGTCGAAGCTGGGGCCGCTCGTGCACCAGGCGTTCGCGAAGGGCCTGTTCAACAAGCCCCTGGGCAACGCGGTGGACCCGGCGCGCACGAGCAACCTGTTTGGCATTGGCCAGGACAACGCCAACGGGCGCATGGGGCTCAAGGGCAACCACCTGGACGTGGAGTGGGACTACGCGGGTGAGAACGCGGAGCTGGTGGCGCGGATGATGGGCGCGATGCGGGAGCTGGCGTCGCAGTACGGCGGGACGTTCGCGCCGCTGGTGACGTGGGAGCTGTTCCGCCGGCCCTTCACGGTGCACTCGCTGGGCGGGGCGCACCTGGCGGAGTCGCCGGACCGTGGCGTCGTTTCCAAGGAGGGGGAAGTGTTCAACTACCCGGGCCTGTTCGTGGCGGATGGCTCCGTCATCCCCACGTCGATTGGTTTCCATCCGGTGATGACCATCAGCGCGGTGTCCGAGCGCATCGCGGAGGCGGTGGCCCATGGCTTTTGA
- a CDS encoding GMC family oxidoreductase N-terminal domain-containing protein encodes MAPAYDALVIGTGFGGAVAACRLAQAGLSVRVLERGLRYPKGSFPRDFEDPTNGWLWQHRQGLFDIKLLKGMSIVQSAGYGGGSLIYANVHLRPPPEVFASGWPEGYSREALDPYYDMVAHMMDVQPITASARGLPPKTKRMREVAKKLGREAQFFHPNLAVRFAPAGEPMPNKFGVMQEGCNYCGECDIGCNVRAKNTLDLNYLAVAEQQGAEVTTQAEVTRIEPLSPGYRVTYTDHAATGIQRTVEARRVFLCAGAVNTTELLLRNRDVLGTLPDLSARLGTRYSANGDFLAFAFDTKEPWDPSVGPTITTGMVVEEGTGKDKTWFMFQEGGHPVQAAGLMLAMDPDRALSLPADLLQRELVKVLRLRSKEMASIENERGRFQAVFLAMGRDKANGRLSLSPVTRELQVQWDVPANLPLYRTQEQLCEDVARALGSRAAYNPLWERLHLPVSVHNLGGCAMAAEPAYGVLDEEGQVHGYPGLYVFDGAALPVGIGVNPSSSIAAVAERNVERAIRKVKNLPGWVAPERGPTKPVVADPTASQRVGLRMMPVVEAPHTPVVPGTDPLGEVVIPPGGTVASPTPVVGLRFTERMKGYLRPGHAPADDFAGAARAGQRSGDVAEFVVTITLPNLDRFLAQESHGGIAQGTVHVHGLTPPGGAAVENGVFNLFVDTERFYERRMLYLLPFTGVDGQPYLLDGYKEVCDNAGFDVWSDTSTLYTVVRRGHERSGPVVSTGIIRLHLPDFLQQLTTFSVLGTSSPLKQADAMRRFGGMFMGTLWDVFARAKFD; translated from the coding sequence ATGGCACCGGCATACGACGCCCTGGTCATTGGCACCGGGTTTGGCGGAGCGGTCGCGGCCTGTCGGCTCGCGCAGGCGGGGCTTTCCGTGCGGGTGCTCGAGCGGGGCCTGCGCTACCCGAAGGGCAGCTTCCCGCGCGACTTCGAGGACCCCACCAACGGCTGGCTGTGGCAGCACCGGCAGGGCCTCTTCGACATCAAGCTGCTCAAGGGGATGAGCATCGTGCAGTCCGCGGGGTACGGCGGCGGCTCGCTCATCTACGCCAACGTGCACCTGCGGCCTCCGCCGGAGGTGTTCGCGTCGGGGTGGCCGGAGGGCTACAGCCGCGAGGCGTTGGACCCCTACTACGACATGGTCGCGCACATGATGGACGTGCAGCCCATCACCGCCTCCGCGCGCGGGCTGCCGCCGAAGACGAAGCGGATGCGGGAGGTGGCGAAGAAGCTGGGCCGCGAAGCCCAGTTCTTCCACCCGAACCTCGCCGTGCGCTTCGCCCCCGCGGGCGAGCCGATGCCCAACAAGTTCGGCGTGATGCAGGAGGGCTGCAACTACTGCGGCGAGTGCGACATCGGCTGCAACGTCCGCGCGAAGAACACGCTGGACCTGAACTACCTGGCCGTCGCGGAGCAGCAGGGCGCGGAGGTGACGACGCAGGCGGAGGTGACGCGCATCGAGCCCCTGTCACCGGGCTACCGCGTCACGTACACCGACCACGCGGCCACCGGCATTCAGCGCACCGTGGAGGCCCGCCGCGTGTTCCTGTGCGCTGGCGCGGTGAACACCACGGAGCTGCTGCTGCGCAACCGCGACGTCCTGGGCACGCTGCCGGATTTGAGCGCCCGGCTGGGCACGCGCTATTCGGCCAACGGGGACTTCCTCGCCTTCGCCTTCGACACGAAGGAGCCGTGGGACCCCTCGGTGGGCCCCACCATCACCACCGGCATGGTGGTGGAGGAGGGCACGGGCAAGGACAAGACCTGGTTCATGTTCCAGGAGGGCGGCCACCCGGTGCAGGCGGCGGGGCTGATGCTCGCCATGGATCCTGACCGCGCGCTCAGCCTCCCGGCGGACCTGCTGCAGCGCGAGCTGGTGAAGGTGCTGCGCCTGCGCTCGAAGGAGATGGCCTCCATCGAGAACGAGCGCGGCCGGTTCCAGGCGGTGTTCCTGGCCATGGGCCGGGACAAGGCCAACGGCCGGCTGTCCCTGTCGCCCGTCACGCGCGAGCTGCAGGTGCAGTGGGACGTGCCCGCGAACCTGCCGCTGTACCGCACGCAGGAGCAGCTGTGCGAGGACGTGGCCCGGGCGCTGGGCTCGCGCGCCGCGTACAACCCGCTGTGGGAGCGGCTGCACCTGCCGGTGTCCGTGCACAACCTGGGCGGCTGCGCGATGGCGGCGGAGCCCGCGTACGGCGTCCTGGACGAGGAGGGCCAGGTGCACGGCTACCCCGGCCTGTATGTCTTCGACGGCGCGGCGCTGCCGGTGGGCATTGGCGTGAACCCGTCGTCCAGCATCGCGGCCGTGGCCGAGCGCAACGTGGAGCGGGCCATCCGCAAGGTGAAGAACCTGCCCGGCTGGGTGGCGCCGGAGCGGGGGCCCACGAAGCCCGTGGTCGCGGACCCGACGGCATCCCAGCGGGTGGGCCTGCGGATGATGCCGGTGGTGGAGGCGCCGCACACGCCCGTGGTGCCGGGGACGGATCCGCTGGGCGAGGTGGTGATTCCGCCCGGGGGCACGGTGGCCTCGCCCACGCCGGTGGTGGGCCTGCGCTTCACGGAGCGGATGAAGGGCTACCTGCGCCCGGGCCACGCGCCGGCGGACGACTTCGCCGGGGCGGCGCGGGCGGGGCAGCGCTCAGGCGACGTGGCGGAGTTCGTCGTCACCATCACGCTGCCCAACCTGGACCGCTTCCTCGCGCAGGAGTCGCATGGCGGCATCGCGCAGGGCACCGTCCACGTGCACGGCCTCACGCCGCCCGGGGGCGCGGCGGTGGAGAACGGCGTCTTCAACCTCTTCGTGGACACGGAGCGCTTCTACGAGCGGCGCATGCTGTACCTGCTGCCCTTCACCGGCGTGGACGGCCAGCCGTACCTCCTGGATGGCTACAAGGAGGTCTGTGACAACGCGGGCTTCGACGTGTGGAGCGACACGTCCACGCTCTACACGGTGGTGCGCCGGGGCCATGAGCGGTCCGGGCCCGTGGTGTCCACCGGCATCATCCGCCTGCACCTGCCGGACTTCCTCCAGCAGCTCACCACGTTCTCGGTGCTGGGCACGTCGTCGCCGCTGAAGCAGGCGGACGCGATGCGGCGGTTTGGCGGCATGTTCATGGGGACGCTCTGGGACGTCTTCGCTCGCGCGAAGTTCGACTAG
- a CDS encoding serine/threonine-protein kinase, producing the protein MSTPGVPDPVPSPEPSSPEERTEPSADPLVSMRLGEFIIEERIGAGGMGIIYRAVHPLIGKHAAIKVLRAERMARRGEEQLLLEAKAVNAIRHPGILDIFNCGTLPDGRPYIVMELLQGRTLSEQLIEKGKLDVELTVWVLDQLLSALGAVHRAGVVHRDLNPENVFLVEVPDTKPTLKLVDFGIAQVPREESPGTNGAMTGTPECMSPEQIRGGTVGPAADLYSVGILAFQMLTGARPFQGEHMQVMFAQVETQPPAPSTRAEGIPPALDALVLQLLEKKPARRPATAEAARQQLSAIEAALRIPSAPTVQAEPVPVPAALLPAPAMPRRYKAVLGAAVLMSLGVGIVGGRAQRQAAPEQQPPPAPVARTQAVVAPAPVPAPAPVMPPEEEVAPQESQAEGALQEAAPPERPSPPRPARPSPKAAAPNEATEASSVVVATQGPPVHAPHPARTVLDQRLAEILGRLPAPDEDTLMGKRLREELLQIQQSVEAATSERQFAYLGEALDLWERRRARRMETRSAVAPTPGLEATASP; encoded by the coding sequence ATGAGCACTCCAGGCGTTCCCGACCCGGTACCGTCCCCCGAGCCGTCCTCGCCGGAGGAGCGCACTGAGCCGTCCGCGGACCCGCTGGTGTCGATGCGGCTGGGCGAGTTCATCATCGAGGAGCGCATTGGCGCGGGCGGGATGGGCATCATCTACCGCGCGGTGCATCCGCTCATCGGCAAGCACGCGGCCATCAAGGTGCTGCGGGCGGAGCGGATGGCGCGGCGCGGGGAGGAGCAGCTGCTGCTGGAGGCGAAGGCGGTGAACGCAATCCGCCACCCGGGCATCCTGGACATCTTCAACTGCGGCACGCTGCCGGATGGGCGTCCGTACATCGTGATGGAGCTGTTGCAGGGCCGGACGCTGTCGGAGCAACTGATTGAGAAGGGGAAGCTGGACGTCGAGCTGACGGTGTGGGTGTTGGATCAGCTCCTGTCGGCGCTGGGGGCGGTGCACCGGGCGGGCGTGGTGCATCGCGACCTGAATCCGGAGAACGTGTTCCTGGTGGAGGTGCCGGACACGAAGCCCACGCTCAAGCTGGTGGACTTCGGCATCGCGCAGGTGCCCCGGGAGGAGTCGCCAGGCACGAACGGCGCCATGACGGGGACGCCGGAGTGCATGTCCCCGGAGCAGATCCGCGGCGGCACGGTGGGGCCGGCGGCGGACCTGTATTCGGTGGGCATCCTCGCGTTCCAGATGCTGACGGGCGCGCGTCCGTTCCAGGGCGAGCACATGCAGGTGATGTTCGCGCAGGTGGAGACGCAGCCGCCCGCGCCCTCCACGCGGGCCGAGGGCATCCCTCCGGCGCTCGATGCGCTGGTGCTCCAGTTGCTGGAGAAGAAGCCCGCGCGGCGTCCGGCCACCGCGGAGGCCGCACGGCAGCAGCTGAGCGCCATCGAGGCCGCGCTGCGGATCCCCAGCGCACCCACCGTCCAGGCGGAGCCCGTCCCCGTGCCAGCGGCCCTGCTGCCGGCGCCAGCGATGCCGCGTCGCTACAAAGCCGTCCTGGGCGCGGCGGTGCTCATGTCCCTTGGGGTCGGAATCGTGGGGGGCAGGGCTCAACGCCAGGCGGCGCCCGAGCAGCAGCCGCCCCCGGCGCCCGTCGCGCGGACGCAGGCCGTGGTGGCGCCCGCCCCCGTCCCGGCACCGGCACCGGTGATGCCTCCCGAGGAGGAGGTGGCGCCGCAGGAGTCGCAGGCCGAGGGCGCGCTCCAGGAAGCGGCACCACCGGAACGCCCCTCCCCTCCCCGTCCCGCGCGCCCCTCCCCGAAGGCGGCGGCCCCGAACGAGGCGACCGAGGCGTCTTCCGTCGTCGTCGCGACGCAGGGCCCTCCGGTGCACGCGCCACATCCCGCGAGGACGGTGTTGGATCAACGTCTGGCGGAGATCCTCGGCCGACTCCCGGCGCCCGACGAGGACACGCTGATGGGCAAGCGCCTTCGAGAGGAGCTGCTCCAGATCCAGCAGTCCGTGGAGGCGGCGACCTCCGAGCGGCAGTTCGCCTACCTCGGCGAAGCGCTGGATCTATGGGAGCGGCGTCGGGCGCGGAGGATGGAGACGCGCTCCGCCGTGGCGCCGACGCCGGGGCTTGAGGCCACGGCCTCGCCTTGA
- a CDS encoding serine/threonine-protein kinase produces the protein MKTRRLPDADAHRTRTEPELPTAPSVDPLVSTQLGEFLIEERIGAGGMGVVYRAVHPLIGKQAAVKVLRAELMSPEQEQRLLIEARTVNAIRHPGILDVFNFGRLPDGRPYIVMELLQGRALSDVLHAQGRLDVATTVRMLDQMLSALGAAHRAGVVHRDLKPANVFLVELPDAEPTLKLVDFGIAKVLQSREGLTLADGSVLGTPDFMAPEQIRGGTVGPATDLYALGVLAFQMLTGEKPFQGENVQVMFAHVEQPAPRASSRVKGLPPALDALVLQLMEKDPARRPASAEEVRQQLRGLSKKTPAEASPPPGPTRQEGEAPTSPSTPRPALLTKLLAKRQNRVPLAAMGAVALGLLGTGLWALTRTPEAPPELARPLPMPPAPVVEPRPTSPPNPPSPQEPPEEVAPVPTTTAEALQDDTEARDEADPVPGTEAKSTGLPPLPLGSPSEKRVARRLSGLFKHLRARAKDVDAEGELRGRLVQQYRAAVDASEPERARIHLALDAWEKELTERIARHDAPPPTVVMPALPKHPPLVLPPLPALPRGTTAEQRLAQRLDRLVAELRRRTQGQDVAPDLTRQLVKLYGSAAGEQTATQRMEVNQALDAWQEQLKARFSK, from the coding sequence ATGAAAACTCGAAGACTTCCAGACGCGGATGCCCACCGCACGAGGACCGAGCCGGAGCTGCCGACGGCGCCGAGCGTGGATCCGTTGGTGTCGACGCAGCTGGGCGAGTTCCTCATCGAGGAGCGCATCGGCGCGGGGGGCATGGGGGTCGTCTACCGGGCGGTGCATCCGCTCATCGGCAAGCAGGCGGCGGTCAAGGTGCTGCGCGCGGAGCTGATGTCGCCGGAGCAGGAGCAGCGGCTGTTGATTGAAGCGCGCACGGTGAACGCCATCCGCCACCCGGGCATCCTGGACGTCTTCAACTTCGGCCGGCTTCCGGATGGGCGTCCGTACATCGTGATGGAGCTGTTGCAGGGCCGGGCGTTGTCGGACGTGCTGCACGCGCAGGGGCGGCTGGACGTCGCGACGACGGTGCGGATGTTGGATCAGATGTTGTCCGCGTTGGGGGCGGCGCACCGGGCGGGCGTGGTGCACCGGGACCTGAAGCCGGCGAACGTCTTCCTGGTGGAGCTGCCGGACGCGGAGCCCACGCTCAAGCTCGTGGATTTCGGCATCGCCAAGGTGTTGCAGTCGCGCGAGGGGCTGACGCTGGCGGACGGCTCCGTGCTGGGGACGCCGGACTTCATGGCGCCGGAGCAGATCCGCGGGGGCACCGTGGGCCCGGCGACGGACCTGTACGCGCTGGGCGTGCTCGCGTTCCAGATGCTCACCGGAGAGAAGCCCTTCCAGGGTGAGAACGTGCAGGTGATGTTCGCCCACGTGGAGCAGCCCGCGCCCCGCGCCTCGTCCAGGGTGAAGGGCCTGCCGCCCGCGCTCGATGCGCTGGTGCTCCAGTTGATGGAGAAGGACCCCGCCCGGCGCCCGGCCTCCGCCGAAGAGGTGCGCCAGCAGCTGCGGGGTTTGTCGAAGAAGACGCCCGCGGAGGCCTCTCCCCCGCCCGGCCCCACGCGGCAAGAAGGTGAAGCACCGACCTCGCCGTCCACGCCACGGCCCGCGCTGCTCACGAAGCTCCTGGCGAAGCGTCAGAACAGGGTCCCGCTCGCGGCGATGGGGGCCGTGGCGCTGGGGCTGCTGGGCACGGGCCTCTGGGCGCTGACCCGGACGCCGGAAGCGCCGCCGGAGCTGGCGCGACCGTTGCCCATGCCGCCCGCTCCCGTGGTGGAGCCACGGCCCACGAGCCCTCCGAATCCTCCGAGCCCCCAGGAGCCTCCGGAGGAAGTGGCGCCGGTGCCGACCACGACGGCCGAGGCCCTCCAGGACGACACGGAGGCGCGGGACGAAGCGGATCCGGTCCCGGGCACCGAGGCGAAGTCGACGGGGCTGCCGCCGTTGCCGCTGGGCTCGCCGTCGGAGAAGCGGGTGGCGCGGCGGCTGTCCGGGCTGTTCAAGCACCTGCGGGCGCGGGCGAAGGACGTGGACGCGGAAGGCGAGCTTCGGGGCAGGCTGGTGCAGCAGTACCGCGCGGCCGTGGACGCGTCGGAGCCGGAGCGTGCGCGCATCCACCTGGCGCTCGATGCCTGGGAGAAGGAGCTGACCGAGCGCATCGCCCGGCACGACGCGCCGCCCCCCACCGTCGTCATGCCGGCGCTCCCCAAGCACCCGCCGCTCGTGCTGCCGCCGCTGCCCGCGTTGCCTCGGGGAACGACCGCGGAGCAGCGGCTGGCCCAGCGGCTGGACCGGCTCGTCGCGGAGCTGCGGCGGCGCACCCAGGGACAGGACGTCGCACCGGACCTCACGCGGCAGTTGGTGAAGCTCTACGGCTCCGCCGCGGGGGAACAGACGGCCACCCAACGCATGGAGGTGAACCAGGCGCTGGACGCGTGGCAGGAGCAGTTGAAGGCGCGCTTCTCGAAGTAG
- a CDS encoding alpha/beta fold hydrolase → MAFERRGGAAMLRVVSRDGSRDGLPGVEKYDFLAGDGIPLRLTRYAGGTKGPVLLVHGAGVWSGMFMLPTLRENFVQYLVRHGYDTWLLDWRASVQLPMRQSSLDDAADHDMPAAVRRIREITGAESVQAVVHCAGAVAFFMSLAAGHLPDVRSVVASQVALHHDVPKATRFKALLRVPELLDLGLDSLTSDDASSTPLFQAAFSKVSSLLRMECDSPVCHRLSFMYGRLYRHSRLNRETHSRLEEQFGRCNLMTFRHLGQMARVGHAVRYDHGRAGNLQRYGQVRPPDYLDPAPFKRPITFISGEKNQTYLPTSTERTFSWLREANGARYYQRHILPGCGHIDTFMGSTASEDTYPVLREALEFQPRAP, encoded by the coding sequence ATGGCTTTTGAGCGTCGGGGCGGTGCGGCGATGTTGCGAGTGGTGTCCAGGGACGGGTCGCGGGACGGGCTGCCGGGGGTGGAGAAGTACGACTTCCTCGCGGGGGACGGCATCCCGCTGCGGCTCACCCGCTACGCGGGCGGCACGAAGGGGCCGGTGCTGCTGGTGCACGGCGCGGGCGTGTGGAGCGGCATGTTCATGCTGCCCACGCTGAGGGAGAACTTCGTCCAGTACCTGGTGCGCCACGGCTACGACACGTGGCTGCTGGACTGGCGCGCCAGCGTGCAACTGCCCATGCGCCAGTCCTCGCTGGACGACGCCGCGGACCACGACATGCCCGCGGCGGTGCGGCGCATCCGGGAGATCACGGGCGCGGAGTCGGTGCAGGCGGTGGTGCACTGCGCGGGGGCGGTGGCGTTCTTCATGTCGCTCGCGGCGGGGCACCTGCCGGACGTGCGCAGCGTCGTGGCGTCCCAGGTGGCGCTGCACCACGACGTGCCGAAGGCCACGCGCTTCAAGGCGCTGCTGCGGGTGCCGGAGCTGCTGGACCTGGGGCTGGACTCGCTCACCTCGGATGACGCGTCGAGCACGCCGCTGTTCCAGGCGGCCTTCAGCAAGGTGTCGAGCCTGCTGCGCATGGAGTGCGACAGCCCCGTGTGCCACCGGCTGTCGTTCATGTACGGGCGGCTGTACCGGCACTCCCGCCTCAACCGGGAGACGCACTCGCGGCTGGAGGAGCAGTTCGGCCGCTGCAACCTGATGACGTTCCGCCACCTGGGGCAGATGGCGCGGGTGGGGCACGCGGTGCGCTACGACCACGGGCGCGCGGGCAACCTCCAGCGCTACGGGCAGGTCCGGCCGCCGGACTACCTGGACCCGGCGCCCTTCAAGCGGCCCATCACGTTCATCTCCGGGGAGAAGAACCAGACGTACCTGCCCACGTCCACGGAGCGCACCTTCTCGTGGCTGCGCGAGGCGAACGGGGCGCGCTACTACCAGCGCCACATCCTGCCGGGCTGCGGCCACATCGACACCTTCATGGGCAGCACCGCGTCCGAGGACACCTACCCGGTGCTGCGCGAGGCGCTGGAGTTCCAGCCCCGCGCTCCCTGA